CTTGCCACCGGCACGCAGAATTTTCTCCATTGTGCCTCTAATGTCGCCCACACCGATGACGATAGCAGGAACCTGTGCCGGCCAATCCGCTCTCTTCTCCCAAAATCCTCCGTTGATAGAACCCCGTGGGGCATCTGGCTTGACGTCAGCGTTGGCTGTCGTGACGATGACATAATTGCCCATTTCTGGGCCAAGTTTCTGTGCCTTCCAGCCGAATGCGCTTTCGTAGAACTGGATCATACGGTCACGGTCCTCATAGGGCATTTCGAAATGAACAACCGGATCCATGTTGCATGCTCCGTTTCGTGAGGATCTTATTTCAAAATCTGTCGGCGTTGTAACTGCTTACTGGTTCCCGCGCACGATCACGAAGGGGTAGTGGGCGAGGCAAGTGACCCGCGCGCCGCCGACTGCCCTTATGAGAACAAA
This sequence is a window from Methylobacterium nodulans ORS 2060. Protein-coding genes within it:
- a CDS encoding VOC family protein, coding for MDPVVHFEMPYEDRDRMIQFYESAFGWKAQKLGPEMGNYVIVTTANADVKPDAPRGSINGGFWEKRADWPAQVPAIVIGVGDIRGTMEKILRAGGKILGDPMQIPSVGEYVSFLDTEGNRASLLQPSM